The DNA window TCGCTGGAAGAGAATCATCACGAGTTGAAGGGCCGTCTGAATTTCTGGTTCACGCTTAATGAAGTTTTTCTACAGTTTGTAGATTAGCTTGCCATTACTTCTGCCAGTGCTTCTGTTGCCTCTACTGCTTTTATAAGATGAATGTTCAAGATACTTCTTTCATAGTGGTAAAACTTTGCTCCCAACGTTGTgtaaatttttatttctcgGTCCTATCTGTCATTTTGGTTTCCCCAAGGCACAAACCTACTCTCTCAAGTGTGTTGGACGTCCATCTACAGTTTTGAGCTACACGATATAGCCTAGAAGCTATTCGTTTCAGTCCTAGATTTACCCATAAGCTCAGCCTCAGAGAATACACCCGTCTCGGCAGCGGATAAGACGACAACTGGCTTGTAGGATTGCCTAGGAAGAGTACATCTCAGTGTCGTCCCCTGCCGTTCTTATAAGAGAGCCAATAGCAAGCAACCCCGAACCTTGTGCTGTTGGTTGCTCAATATCCGGCCTTACCTGATATGCCTATTTCCCTAGCTGGACAAAACTGTAGTTGGCCGTAAAAGTCTAGGAAAAAACCCAAGTAGTGCGGCTAAAGGAAAGCAGGGCTCCCATGAAATTTTTGGAATTTAGCCTGTTACTCGAAGAGCCTCGTTCAGGTTGATACACGTACACGTATATGCGTTATGCTTCACAAAGAGTAGAGCTTCGAGGCCTGAATCTGAAGCCCTTACCGGCTTAAAATATGAACCTTGATCCATGAACCAAAAGATATTGCAGCACCCATTGCCTTCACATGCTTACCAATGAGCAGGGCCGTTTGCCTACACTAACGCAAGCAATATGGCAATGCAACCGACCCCAGGCTCTCTCCCCATGTTGATCTCATTTGAACAAAAGCTACTTACATATGCTACTGCCGCCAAGGAGTATTCTCTAGCTAGTACCTGTCgtactgtactgtagtaTGCATTATCCAACGCAGCGCATGGAGCTTTTGCTAGTTTGCTGTTGTTAGAGCCGATCGTGGACCAGTCGCGATCTATACCCTGCCATCTGTGCGTTTTCCCTCACCCCCGGACCTTGGTGCAACCACACGGAAGCAGCAGGTGCGCATCCGATGCAGGGCTCCCGTTAGAGACTGCATGAGGTAGTAAATGGAGGGGGTGGAGGATAGAGGGGGGAGTTGCGATTGTGTCATTCCAAGACGATACTATGCCCTGTCTGTATATACAGGACAGTTGACGTAAAAGATCTTTTGCTCTGGCAGATCAAGTCTGAAATCCAACTAGCAGTAGCCCGTGTGTATCTGCGCCTAGGCTCGGCGCTCGCATGCCCTCGGCATGTGTCAAGTTTCTGGATGGCGCATGACACTATCGAGAGGTTTTCCTTGTCCTCGGCCCATCGAGGCCTATTGTGCAGATGACCCtgtcaacgacgacgacgactatCTGAGGGGTTGGCAATGCAAAGCGATAAAGGAATGCAGATGGGTAGCATTTCCTGCGCTCCTCGTGAATCGCCCGATCCAGACAGCGTTTGTGATGCCACTTTGTATGTGACGGCCCTTTTCGGCTTGCAGCGACAATCGCCCACGTTTCCCACCTCCACCTCCAGAGTCGGCTCCAATCGGGGCGTGCCGACAATGGcggcttttctttttcacgACCCGACCCCCATgtctttttctcatcttgGTTGGCTGGCACGCTTCTTGACGGATATTGACAGCAGCCGAATTGGTGGTAGGAAAGGGCTCAGAGACACAAGTACCCGGCATAGCCGCGGAACTCGGTGgaagaacaaggcaaaagaagaagagtcatTTGGTGCTCTGTTGAAGAACCGGGCAAAGCATCTGATTCGTTGGAGCCTGACAAGCTCACATCACATTGgcatatacttgtacatacacagtagcagcagcagacaagCTCGCTAAGCACAAATCCAACCTTGACGGTTGCATTCTCTGCGGTTGCAGTCCCCAGCAATACGCTTCATATCCCACGCTGTAATAtcagcagcctctttttctcttgctccCCGTCCTCGGTAACAGGCAATGCCCATTATCTCCGCAGCGCGCTTGTTGCGTGCTAGCCGTCGATCCGGGCATGGGGGGAGGAACCACGTTGGCAGTTGTGTGGACGGGATGGCGCCgcattctttcttctttttggacGGGGCCATGGGAGAACTCGGCGCAATTCCAAGCTGCCTACGAGCTGCTATCAGTTGCTATCAGTCGGCGGCATCTCACTCAGCACTTGGCAACCTTGATAACGGCCAAGCTAAGTGTATGCCGGTTCCGAAATTTCCCTCAATGGCGGCTCAATACAACGGCAAAGCTTCCCTGTGCTGTGTGTACTGTGCTTGTAGTGTCCATGGTGCCCAAATGTGTCATGCTCGTCTCAACACGTCCTGGGGCTCTCATCGTACCACAACCCGGGTCGCGATAAGACTGCTGGAGCCTCTGCAACGAGATGGACTGCGTAATCGTATTGGCGGCATTGCTACTGTGCACCCCGTATCGTGTTATTGCCCAGCAACTCTGTCCCCAGATAGTGCGTGCACGGTGGTGCGGCCGTCCTTGGCTGAGCGCTTTTCCGCTGCTCTCGAACCACGACCCCATACGGAGTAAACAGACCCCAGAAGCAGAGCGAGCGAGACTCCACCACGCCTGAATGTCTCAGACTGGCTTTGGggccaaaaaggccaaggcttcAATGTTTGTCTAGAACAATCCGGCCTTGATTGCAAGCTTGTTGGCGACGGCTTTTGGCGGCTGCGCAGAAAGAAGCCAAGCTTTGCAAGCTGAACAGAGTCAAAACCCTTTCTTGTGCTCTTTTTCGTGACCTGGATGCCTTCTGCACCGTCTCAATTGGGAATGAATTGCCTCATTCTGTATGCGTGCATCTCTCCCGCCACGCAATcctggcgatgacgatgacatgGCCGCCCTGGGACTAAATCCGCGTCCACATTTGTGCATAACAAGGGGCACAAGGGGAAGAAATAAGGCTGCCTGCTGTCTGTTCCACTCGCCCGCTGTAAAGGCAATCAGTCAGtcacagaaaaaaaaaaactcagCACGTTATAGCTCTTGGTGGGagcaaggagaaagaaagaagcggCTAAGAGGCGTGTCTCTACGAAAACGTGGAGTCAAGATCGGGGATTTTGCGCCATGTATCTTTTCCCCACAGGTACAATCCAGCACCAAAATGTTCCAAGTGGATCGTTCAAAATTTCTCAGCGAAGCCGgcgaacaaaaaaaaaaaaaaaaagagacgagcgAGCGAGAAAGAATGAGCCAAAGATAACGGTGGAGACTAGGCTAAACGCTGATGCAATTAGGAGAATTTTTTTCCAGAAACATGTGGGCAAATGCATGGACCAGCAACATTTTGCTGAAGGCGGCCTCATGCGCTGAGAGCAAGCTGTGATGGGACAGTTTTGATCCCATGGAGGCTAGCAATAATTTGTTTTACGCACCATTGAGGATCTGATAAGGCGTAATAAGCGCAAAGACTAGACATTGAGGACCCTGATTGTTCTTGAagacgacaaagaagagaagagatttttttttttttttttttttttttttttgcttttcggCTATACAGCTTGATCATGtccttggcagcagccaggaaCAGAAAGCAAAAACCGCCAGCCTCATCGTGTGGCTTGGCGTTGAAGTTGGCCCCAAACGGGCCAAGAGGTGGCAAACCGTCAACGAAAAGGAACGGAACAGGCTGCCAAAATTGCGAATTCCGACGTGGCGCCGAAGAAAATGGCCCATCAAGGTGCCGGGCCGGGACACACTTCAGCGTTTATTGCGTGCGCACGCCCTGTAAGTACGAGGCACCTCCGAGCCGACTTTACAAGACATGTCAGCCGAGCCGGGCGGCCGAAGTCGTGCCATGCCAGaaagcatcatcagcctTGTTGAGTCGCGCTGGCTGGTTGCAGCGGTGTGACTTTGTTTTGCTCTGCATAGATGAGATGAGTCTTGTTGGGGAACGAATACGTGAATACATCGTAGAAGCATCACGCACCAAGCATTCAATCGACTCACTACTCCGTattcttcctttcctcttcgccgccgccactaTGCCAACCCATCattacctacctatacaCAAGTTCACGCTCGAGACATGTTATACAGGTAGGTACGCCGTTAAACGAAATTGTGAATCCGCTCAACGCGCGTATCGTAGTTTAACCTCGACCAAGCCCTTTAGCCACCTCCCCTTCCCCAGACACGGACATTGGACGGGGCTGAAATAAATGGGCCAACAAAAACATAtttttgaaagaaaaaaaaaattcataCGATTCAATCATTCAACATAATGCCATATAGCGGGCTGGGGGAAGATGGATCCACGGGCTGGGGGAGAGGAGCGCTCAGCTTATCACATGTCGGCAAGAAACCTCGCTCAAGTTCTAGACACTGCTCAGGCTCAGGgtttaagaaaaaaaaaaaaaaaagcaaaaaggcaatTTTTCCGCCTGGGCCCCGGACCAAGCTGAACTCCATGTTCACTCCATGTTCATGACGTCGTGATAGGTCGACATTGCTGCTACGGTCATCAGGCGATGCGAACATACAGATCATTCCGCAACCCGAAAATATCCCGCTTTGTTTATTCTTTGATTCATGGTTCAGCCAGGGTCGCAGAGATGCCTTGCGCACGGAAGGGTCTCTCCGATCAAATGGGCTTCAACCGTTCGTTGGAGAATATACAGGCTTCCTATTGCTATCACGCCTCGGAATCTTGTGCAGAGGCAAAGTATGTAAAAACTACTGGACATGCCGAGGCTGGATCTTGCAGCGCAGAGCTGGAACGCAACAACATCTAGACTAGCCTATCAACtagaagaaagatggaaagaaaagagaaacattAGCTCTCACTTTACAGAGAGCTATATCATATAGAGCAGTGCTCCGTGAGCATGCAAATTCACCATCTATTCATGAAATGGAATCTAACCCCAAATTAGCATCCCGGCCGGGACGACGCCGCCACCTCGTCATGCTATTGCTCGCTAGGGCTCTGTTTTTCGATATGAGAGCAAAAGCCGCCCGCTTTGGTGGGGAGATGCGGCTCCATCTTCGCTCCATCTCGGATACACCTACGGCGCAGAATGGCTCTTCGGCCGTTTGCCGGCGCTTAAGCCACCcccagtttttttttctctctctcagccCAGCTCTCCAGGTCAAGGACGGAGTAGTCAGCTAGTCATTCAAAATCAGTCAGTCTCGTTGTTACTTCGGTCGCCATCCCCGgtctcttcgtcctcataATAGTAGTCTTGGAGCCCTTCCTCCGTCTCCGCCTCATCCTCGGTTAGGCCAGCGTTTTCGCCCAAGATAAGATCCTCGCTGCCTTGCCATTGagacggcggcggtggcaatgcatcttcatcctcgtctgcCCAGCCATagtcttcgtcgtcgtcgctgtccgGCACCTCCAGATCCGTCTGCCCCAGTTTCCGCTTTGGTCGCGGTGCCATAACCGCCACCTCCATATCCAAACTGTTGGCCTCGTAGTGGACACTTGATATGCCGGCCTGATGTCCAAGTTGAGATTAGTATTTCGCAAATGCCGACGCTTGGGGAGGATCAATGTAACCCACAGATTCAACTTTAAATGCAGATACATGCTCGACGGCGTCTTGGGCCACCCTGCCATCAATCTTTTGCAGGCCAGCTAGAAAGACGCTCGAGGACTTGCTGGCGGTCCACGCCCAGTCCCGGAATAGAACTAGCCTTGTAGACACGCCCTGCTCCCAGACCGAGGTGTTGATCGACGGGATTAGCGTAGCCATCTGCTCGCTTCGCATCTTGGTCGCACATTGGGATAAAAGCACCACGGCGCAGTTCTTAGTTGCGGCGAGCTTTTGCAACGTGGTGATTGTAAACTGTAGGCCTTGCAGGCGTTTTGAAGCTTGAGTGGGACCTAAGGAGGCCAGGCGTGAGAAGGTGAGAAAATCTCGAGGTGGCTGTCTAAGAACACGCACCTTTTGCAGGCTTTTTGTTCCCCTTTGCGTCCAAAGACCTCGGCAGGGAGGAATTTATCAAGGCCGATAAAGAGCTAATGACGATGAGCGAAACATCTGAAGCAATAGCGGCGGTTGTTGGTCGAGATATAAACGCAAGCAGATGAGGCAGCGTCATGCAAGAGTAGTGAACCAGCTTGGCCGGGTCCACGTCTTGAATACTCTCTATATCCGCCAATATTCGGGATTCTTTGACGCTCTTTAGCACATTTGCCATTCTCTGTGTTTGTAGTTTCTGGAAGCAGTCTGGTTATCACGCCCCTTGTTAGTTCTGGAGACAGTATCAATAGTTGTGGTTTCATTTTATATTCGTCAAACCGACCTACCCAGACCACACCGTTACCATCACTCAGGGCATTGGCGGCCAGTTGAATCCTAAAAGTTCCGTCAATCTCTAAAGCTTCATCATATTGCACTGAGATCTCTTACCCTAACGCAGTCTTGCCGCAGCCAGGAGGACCCCATACCTCAGTTACCTGGCCACGCTTGACGCCGCCATGCACAGCAGCATTTTGAGAATCCTCCGAGTCCAGTCCCAGCAGCGCACAGTCAAGAGCTGCCAAGCCTGTCGAGATGTGAGCAGCCGGATCAGCTTTCAAATCTTCCAGAGCCTGTGACGCCGGCACGGTTGGGAGACGATCTATCTCGACCTCGTTAGCTACCACGCACAAATACGACAGCCAGGCCAGCGCAAGAAACAAGACTCACGCGTGGAGCTTGGAATGTCAAAACTGGCTgtatcatggccatggatggCATGATaatccatcatccatcgccGGCTTGCCCTGGATCTCTGGCCAAGCTACCCGATTCAGCTGCGCAGACAGTGACGGGCGTGAAGCGCTTCATTTCGCAGACGCGCACGGTTGAAGAACGAAAGCACGTGATTTCAATTTCCAGGTGTCCCAAAGCGGCAACCAGCTCCACCGCAGTCCATCTCTTTTCACTTCCTTACTACGACCGAATAGCTCTTAATTCTCTTATTGTCAGTATTATAGCATTTGATTTCCTTTATTGTCAAAAGATTGTGTAAATTTGTTTGCtcgtttgtttgtttgcatCACCAAAGCCCGCAACGCCCAGCTCACCTCTGCGGAGAATTGCGCTCTCGTATCGGCGAATCTCAAGCTTACCTTACCAGGGGCCTGTTTGAAGCTTGTCGCCTGTGCGGCGTCTTCCAGACCCCAATAGCTTGGTCCCTTAGTCATGGCTTTTCTGCGCAAAGCGGGTacgaaagagaaaaaagagcacGGACAGCTATttagcagctgaagctgaaggggGTGCTGGTATTGCAAGAGGATACAGCCGAGCATTGCTCCGGCTTTTTGTGTGCTTTTTTTGGCGCTTGGTTTTATGGACAACGTTGCATGCATGAGTTTGTAAGTTGAACGATTTGCCACTTGGATAGTCTTTGCCTTTAACTTGGCATTGACAGCTACTACTGCTGTATGATAGTGTCCAGTAGTTGTTTTACATGCCAATACTCATCAATAGCTCTCAAAACGGCGACTCAGTACTCGCCAAAACAACCCGATACCCATCCGCATCCTCAAACGTCCTCCCACACCGGTCCCAATACGGATTAAAGCTCGTCACGGCGCCAAACCCAGCCCTCTCCATGCGCGCCACCGCCTCCGCATGCTCCGTCTCGTCGGGCAGGTAAAAGACGAGCAGATTGTCCTGCGTGGGCGCACGGCCGGCGGCGTGCCCGGCCTTGGCCGTGAACTCGAGGTGGTACCCCGCGTCCTTGTGGCCGAGCATGATGCCGTCGAAGCCCTCGTGCTGGTCGAAGCGGAAGAGCAGCTCGAAgccgaggccgtcgacgTAGAAGGGGAGGAGGGCGTCGATGTTGTCGGAGGGGCGGGCTACCCGGAGGATGGCTGACTGGATGGGCATTTTTGTAATATGGTAGGTTGGTAAGTTGTGTAGTTTTGCTGCTTCAGACTTTGCCGAGATGCAGATTGATGGATGTGGTGTTGTTGACAGAGCGCTGGCTTGTATATCTCAGAGCATCAAGAAACAAAGTCGAAAATATCGCACAACTTTCCGCTCAATGAGCAATCCTTAACCTAACCCATTGCTTACATGTTTCGGCTCTATTCGTAACTACGAAGCCATAGAAGAACTTGTTAAACCCAGACTCTGCAACTTGTCGATTCGCATTCTCGAGTTACGATACGAGCCGAGGATGGACTCCGCAAACAACAACTAAAGGGCGCTGCTTGACGTCACTCTATGCTGCAATATGCATTCAGTACTAGGTATAGACGCAGTCGGTAGAAAGAGCTTTTAGCTAATAAATCAGTAATCGAAAGTTTCAATAGAAAAAACGTCAACTCATCTAGTCCCATAACCcaaacagcaacagcaaacatTGAAACTTACAGAACCCTTCAATTCTGGGCGTTAGCCACATCTCGGCGTTACTGCGTTCGAGCAAAGCCAAGCCACAGATGGTCGAATTAAGGTGCGAGATTTGCGCCTCAGATTGCTTTGTTAGAGCGAGCCTATGCCACCAGTCTAGAAACTTCCAGACGCCTTAGATCTGGGGAAAAAAACGCCATTCTCGGTTGAGATTTTTGTATGGGGTAAAGTTGCAGCCTAAGCAAGATCTGCAAGCCTTCTCTCGCCATCGAGACAAGTAAAACTGCTGCTCTAGGCTCGCTAGCTGAAAACGTAGAAACATGTAGGCAGGCAGACGTTTGAATACCCCGTCGCTGTCGCAAACTACTCCCGCCAAGCAAAGTCCGCCTCGCCGCCCAAagcggccttttctttcgaGAGCTTTCCAGGGACGCCCGGCGTACTCCGGACAGGCACGTATCAAAAAGACCATCTGTACATAAAACTTGTGCCGCAGGCACATTACGCAAGCACACACTTCCAAGATTTTTCtgttcctttctttttctttttgctcggTCCCTCATACGGCCATGCTCCGGCGTGggtctctttcttcttcttctacaacGCCACAAAGGGGGTGTGCTCAATGACTCCCAAGACAAGGCTACTACTTTTTATTCGCGCGGCGTCG is part of the Trichoderma atroviride chromosome 1, complete sequence genome and encodes:
- a CDS encoding uncharacterized protein (EggNog:ENOG41), giving the protein MMDYHAIHGHDTASFDIPSSTHRLPTVPASQALEDLKADPAAHISTGLAALDCALLGLDSEDSQNAAVHGGVKRGQVTEVWGPPGCGKTALGIQLAANALSDGNGVVWVDCFQKLQTQRMANVLKSVKESRILADIESIQDVDPAKLVHYSCMTLPHLLAFISRPTTAAIASDVSLIVISSLSALINSSLPRSLDAKGNKKPAKGPTQASKRLQGLQFTITTLQKLAATKNCAVVLLSQCATKMRSEQMATLIPSINTSVWEQGVSTRLVLFRDWAWTASKSSSVFLAGLQKIDGRVAQDAVEHVSAFKVESAGISSVHYEANSLDMEVAVMAPRPKRKLGQTDLEVPDSDDDEDYGWADEDEDALPPPPSQWQGSEDLILGENAGLTEDEAETEEGLQDYYYEDEETGDGDRSNNETD
- a CDS encoding uncharacterized protein (EggNog:ENOG41); translated protein: MPIQSAILRVARPSDNIDALLPFYVDGLGFELLFRFDQHEGFDGIMLGHKDAGYHLEFTAKAGHAAGRAPTQDNLLVFYLPDETEHAEAVARMERAGFGAVTSFNPYWDRCGRTFEDADGYRVVLASTESPF